TCCTCCAAAGGGAAGAGAGTTGTCCTGGTACCCGTACCGGTACAGAGTAGTACCCAGGTGTACTCGTAATTGTAATCAGTTGAAGCGGATACTGAATAGTACCTGCTACCTGTTTGATGAAGACAAACCCAGTACTGGTAGTATCCTGTACCTGGTCGGCCTTTGACAAAACGAAATGctagacagacgggtcaatcgCCTTTAACAGTATACAGATGACAAGCAGTAAGACGACTTTGAGAAGGGGTCAATGACAGCTCATGCGACCAGAAAGGCAGACAAATGACCTTGATAACCTGAACAGAAACTTGAATTAGACGTTCTGATGACCCTCTTCTCAATTTAACAAGAACAGTTCccaacaaaaataaattgtttctgaatcaaaatatctctacaattttcttaggtacctacctacctaccttttttcaaaGTATAGATGGTACCTAATTTACTCTGGAAGAAAGACATAAATTTATCATGTTCTCAGTTAATTTTAAGTAGTTTTCACACCTAATAAATACTTAAGCTAAAACTTGGTAATTATTATTGCATAATATTGACGCGAGTCGTCATCATGTGAGCCATAGCTCGCATGACATTATAGAATAatcttataattattttataatgtatctctagggtaaatgtgcctaaatttgcgcgcttcctaagattgcgcagtaacgacttctcagaaccagtgagagttacaacattgataccgcctttacttaaaagaagaatcaaaatgatCATACTTGACcgctttttggtgatggtagcaccaagtgttGCCAATTGACAAgcgaaaaactgttttttcaattttttttataacttttccaataaaagtcgcactcgacaatttttatggaaatggcagtagagATCTgaataagctatttttagattcgtcattgtctggggattataacaagcacatatttcaagtattttctgctttaattaggttttaatttttcaattttttaaaaaacacccctgtgcctaagattgcgatttttagttttttgctacttttctaaactaataatgatactttttgaaattttcgtcaagaattcaatttatttgaatgaaatgacaccttcTGTACGTgtatcgagtttactccttgtcaaaagctagggagaaatgggtgtaatgctggaaatattagatatgagcgcatttccagtgtggttcactcagaagtttcaaatgcacgttcttgtgagacattttgtttgctttcatcattaattaaacaatattgacgaatttctatgtttttcactggtgcacaatcttgggaaagtgaatgcgcaatcttaggaaggcatatgcctaagtttgcgcatttgactttttttggtttttggtcaaaatatcaaaaactaaatcgattaaaaaatttatttctggggcaaatcatagccaaatgtttgaagaaccttctgtacaaatttcaatattccagctccttttcataaaaagtagtgactgtttgaaaattaggtgcgcgaacttaggcacatttaccctccTCAGTATATCTTTAGTAAAATCGCATTGGAAGGTGTTAGGATGTGTTTTTATTTGGAGAAGAGCTGAGAATGTGCATATGGTGAGCTGGTATTATCTAGATTCTGCCAATACGACCTAGTCTGGGATGAGAGGAAAATATTCACCCCCTGGTGAATATTTCTTGGCCGATTCCATCAAGATGATCATTCCAACTTTAACTACACCATAGGTTATGCTAGGTTTCACTAAGTATATCAAATTTCTAATTTCCACTGCAACATTATTGCAACATAATAAATGATGAAATGTCAGATTTAGGGTGATAATCAATACAAACGATCGTAGGTAAGATCGTAATAGCTCGTAACAACTGTTCGCCATCATTAGGTTTAGGTTTTCATTGTCGATGAAACCTGCAATTTTGCATGGGTACTtaactgggagaaaaaaattacactaagCTTTCATAATAAtcgtttaaaataattgaacatTGTACAGGTGAACAATTTCACTTATTTGCGTAGATTAATCAAacagtttttgcaaaatattcagCAGCTTTGAAACACCTAAAAATATTCTTAGGTTATCGGATAAATTTATGAAGGTGAGttcaatataaatttttgtGTAGAGTTAAAATGTTTTCCACTACatcaatttcttttaaaatgcgaaaagtaaaatgaaaaagaactccaaattgtcaaaatgtgaaAGTTGATTTCAACCTTGATTGTCAATGGAAACCTCAAAATAACctactaggtatacctacttactcttaattttcgaattgatctaataagtaggtaactcTTTGAtcacaagcaaaaaaaaaaaaatcctcacaaACTATCCATATCTTTAATAGAATCCATATCTGGTCAAAAGATACCTAGGTACCCAAGAGTTATACAATTTGATCATTTAAACTTTATAAACtctaagaaaattttgaaatttagcaaaaagttgaacaatgaAATTGGAATGAATGAGAAGAAATTGTATATTTTGTATTATAcatattaagtacctatctatttgtAATAAATCTTTCAAATCTCCTcatctgaacttttttttcgaaagaaaagcGGGTACATGTCGTGAAAgattaaaatacatacaagcaaaaggaaaaatgaacaccttttttttcattttatatagcAGCTATAGTATagcttacaaaataaaaaattatggtgTCTGAAATTCGTGTTCGAAAATTAAGGATGTGAACATTGTCCACCAACAAATTACTCATAGGCAAATACGCAATGAATAATGAACAGAATTGACGTGAAAAATATGTTCAGctagcgaaatttttttcaaattccacaTTTTACACGTGTCCAATTCCATTATGATAAATATACTATTTACACAGAtcagataaataatttttatgggtATTACACAATTTTGGCAGTGAATAAGTTCGATCAACGTTAGTCTCACAACCGAATCAAGTTTGTGAAAACTTCCATATGCAAATCGATATGCGCGgttcaatattcattttttacggGTTTTTAGCTACCTTTACGTTTGATCAGGTAGGAAAACCAACTATAGAagtacctaaattttttcaaaatatgtaaatactcgtatatatatcTCAATTAGGTATGAACATGAACTGTTTTCAGATTACAGGAAAAGTTTTTTCATCTCCTCCAAAAAGTGGAGGTAGTTCAGGAGGCGGAGGAGGTGGAAAAGGTGGTGGAGGCGGTGGTGGAAGTGGTGGAAGTGCTGGAAAAGGAAAAGGATATGGAGTAATAGGCGGTGGCGCTGGCTACTACGGTGGTAGAACTTACGGCGGTGGTGGCTATTACGGTGGCGGATATGTACCATCTTACTATTATTACAATCCTTATTATTTCCACTACTACTATTTCTATCACGGTTACCATTCTCACGAAGACTACGGACCAGTTGAACCTCAACTACCCGAAGGAACTGAGCAAGATAAAGCTGATGCGGCGAATATTGTCAATGCTAAATTCAGTGAGAAAGTCATCGCTTCCATACTTCCATTTCGAGAGCAACTCCATCGTCAAGTGATCAATAGCCTAATTGCCAATTACAATAACGGAGTACGTGAtacaaaaaacatattttaatcaTCATTATTCATTAGGCTATAAAGTTGTCCTTAAATCGTACATTTTCATCACAGAAACGTCTCATACACTTAAAATATTTACCAACTCATAAAAAGAATCCAATATTCAAGGATTTGTGTTTTGGTTTGGTCAATGATCCAATCGCGGTACTAGCCATGTATTTGGGAGAATTCCTGCACAAAAGAGATGAAACTTTCATCATTATCGCTTTGACGCTGTGTCAAGAAATGAGCGCTCTTCACTTCATTTACAACCATAGTGAGTCGTAGTCGTAGATATATATGCACTTTATCCAAATCTAAACTTATGAGAAACGATTTcatggttgaaaaattgtcaccaaTTCTTTTCCAGGGCATAAAAACGGCTTGACTAAAAGGCGTAGAGCACAACGACACCCGTTCGCCAATTTAATGAAAGTTTGGCTAGCTGTAAGTAATTCTTATATAACCCAGCAGATTTCCATGCAGTTAACTCATCCCTTTACTTCAGATTTATGTTTATTGATTCTTGTTTCGATTTTGCTCCACTGTAGAATGATCGAGACCCTGTAGATGCTGCTGTTGCGCAAACGGATGTAGACAATGCTGCAAAAGCATTGGAagatggtaggtacctatctagtatCTGTCACAATTAGGtagtgataaaattttcaatttactaaCGTGGtcactaaaaaatcaaattagatcaaaaaatcaaatggaCAGCAGAGCATGTTTGcagaaatatttgaataaattttcggaGATTTACCTTTATGACGTTTGAGGGTATTTATTAtctacctaatttgaaaaatcatcttctAAAATCTCATGGTAGagagtaaattcaaaaaatattacttcctgcaatttttgcgaaaaaattgacaccagtTCAAGTCTTTTATGGAAAtgaaactgctcaaaatcagtttttgaatttcacagaaaaacaataaatactTGCAATGGGgtagatcgcgaaaaaaaaatgttgaagaatttttaccaaatcaatTGAACACGTTCATTACTCAGCAAAACTTTTAGCTCAGGAAGTCCCTGAAAGAGAAGTAGGGGCCCTCAAAGAAGGGtatgttcgaaaaaaaagttgttttttggcTCCAAATCAACCCagcctgttttgggaaaaatgacctAATTTCAAAAGATAAGCATTTCAGATTCTACATCAATATAGGTCATTGCCATCGAATTCCAAAACAAGTTCAAGGGGGGCACACTTCACAAGGACCATGAATCAACCTTGATCGAGAAAATTACAGACCGAAAATAACGCTTtactgaagcatttttcacaaaaaaaatcaaatttagggcaAGTTTCTCCCAAAATGTGCCCTTCGTGAGAGCTCGACTACAaacttcatttaaaaataatcgaatgAAATTAATATTAGGTATTACATAACAGGAAGtactttaataaaataattaaatttatagTCGGGGACGAtttttagcgactttttggtgtttttggtgaaaatcgcgactttttcacgacttttGCGACCTGGTAGACATCCTGAcgtatttttagaagaaaaaatttgtgtacCATGAATTAGATTTGAAGGTAtggcgatttaaaattttcttttgacatATCTCCCCCTAGGGAAGGgccagatttttttccaattcaactTGGCGAGACTCATGTTTCTTCTATTTATATTTTGGGtggaatcaaaatttctcaatcaaaACCCAttaaagaatgattttttccccgaaaaaaagtttttcgtcattttgtgGGCAAGGGGGTGgggcgaagaaaaaattttcaagtccatACTTTTCttagaggtacccaacaatgtgcaatcagaatttcaaaaattcgtggaCAGGggcattttgcattttttactcgGGAATACACTTTTCAAAGAAGGTACGAACAAAAAAAGGTAGATATTACTTATTATAACTTATAACTGATTGCCTATTTTGTGAATTGAAAATAGTCAAGTGCTtcacaaaactcaaaattactaattttgaaaaaaaatcatcaaaaatgaggaaatatttgaatcatttaaattaTGCTCATAATCCAATAACCCATAGAACTCGAGtagagaaacaaaaaaaggaaattgcccatcttcaaaattgaagagaccaacttgattcaaaatttccaaatttgggatGTTTCGaggactttaaattttcaaattgtgtttgcgccTTCAATTTCGAAGACAGGCAATTTgtcaaaacaacattttttgttcaccCGTTTGAGCATTAAGTATGGGTTATTGCTGAAGTGTGAATTGAAGAAGTTATGTCATATTCttgggcaaaaatttaccaaatttgaaaaatccaccaccaaaaataagaaaatgttttgatcatttaagtgattcaaaatttcacccttTTGAACGCTTGAAAGTGAATTGAAACTTCTGTGAATTTTAAAGGTAGAATTACTGCTATTGTTAATTTGTTATTCACATTAGTTTAAAAAtcgactttgaaaattattaaaatgttcaaaataaacttatcaaaaatccaaaaattttccttgcGAGGGGGTTTAAAACGTGCTATTTTGATCCAACTTGGTCAGATCAGAGAGTGTCAGTTCAAAAAGCTTTCAGCTTTCAATGACAAGAGCAATAGGACTTTTAAAAATCCTCTCCAAAGTCATTTACGCACttcactttcaatttcaacacattttttgtgaaattttgaacactaCGTATAGAAAAGCAATTCAGACCAATAGAAATTATGCATTCATTTCAGAATATCCGCATTGGAAGGAAACACGAGATTCGCTGGAAGACACGTTAATTTACAAAagcttaaatttttcatcagctgTAATAACCAAGTTTGAAACCGATCTAAACATAAAATTCGACGATGCCATCAAagcgaaaatcaaaaatcatgatttagTCGACGCGTACACTTCATTAAGTAAACTCACATCCGGTAAAATGAATCGAGAAATTCTTCAAATCTACATATTTATATCATCACGTTTTTTCGCAGCTTCTTATGTGAAAAACAAATACGATTACATGGCAACAATAATGCTAAATCATTCTGATGGTCATGACCGTTGGGCTGTTTGGATCATGATGATAGGCATCACCATTCACGATGACTGGCCCAAGATCGATGacctttttaaacaaaaaaacaatggaGTATCATTAAAGGATCATATTTTGGTACCTAAGTGTTCTTTATCTCATGTTCACAACTCGAATAGTGcgataaattcgaaaattaacacttttttttttgtttaaattatgtTGCACAGAAAGCCACCGACGATCCTGATCGAATACCTTATGAAATGATGGCTGTTATGATAGATACTACCTATAAACCAACATATCTCTGAAAAGGaatattttcacgtttcaaCAGTGTGATTCTGCTTTCTGAAACgagacgaatttttcgaaattttccatacgtaccattgtaaaaaaataaacaaatatttttaaaaggctTACATCAATTCATTATCAGACTACTTcacgtaaaatgatttttagataTGTACATTCATTTTCGAGGAAAGCTTGACATTGCACAGGCACAAAACAATGTTGAGCccttcaaaaccaaaaatccgCTCGCGACTCTGGAACATCTCAAAGCAACAAAAACTTGATCAGAAATGTCGAGATTTatgaagtttcaaaatcaatcaaataatcGTCagaatactcgtaattttcttcaaaattcatttaaaaaaaatcacattcagaaaaacaatacaaaacgattaaaaatgtacaaaattttaaacgtgaaatcagtttttaattttcatttattaactAATAGTAAGATTTGAATGACGTAGCGAAAATTCATCGTGAACTCGAAATCAAATACTTTGCAGGTGTAAAATTCCATCATGATAAACACTATTTACGCAGACCGTACAATTAATTATCGTGAGTAAGTATTACAATGAGCACAATTAACATTTAAATCATAGTAAAGTCAGTAcatagaaaaacaaaatcatttatacaaattttcatgCGATGAtgcgaagttcatttttcattttcttatgcTTTGCAGCCACTAATGCTATCGAAGAGGTAAGTGAAACATATTTTaacactatttttcaaaaatttacaccatTAATGAACTTCTTCCGCATTttaagtacataagtaggtatggcAAAAGTGGAGAATCCAACGTGACACAGCGTATCATTTATGCGCCTTGGAATTTTGCTTCTTTTCTcacataataatttcaaaattttgataccgaCAATGTGTACCTTATATGTATTATACATGgtggaatctttttttttttcgttttttccgctcccatcccctaaagttgttacctcaggtgagaaaatcacGCCACGAAATTTTCAGCCCTCTCGGTGAGAAATAAGTGGTTCCGGCgagtccccccccccaattttacaaaatatgaaaaaatcgaagcatcagacaaattttttaaaattgcgaaCTTTCTAGCTCTGACAGCTCATTCAAGTCCCTACTTAGATAAAATCAActcatatatgtaggtagaggtaccaattTTTAGCCCCTTATCTCCATTCAAAACTAACCAGTGGATTAGAGGGAAGAGCTCTTGATGTCGCCCCAATGTTGTCTGGTTTCATGagaaaatttctccaatcatGTTGGTTAAAATAATTCGTGCCaggaaccccctcccccctcctcatcTCAAATTATAGATGTAAGAAATccgaaaatatgaaatttttaaatttttttcaacattctaaTCCTTGGATCTatggtccattttcatttttgaatacgCTTGACCTCTCGacatgatgaaaaagtggaacttctCCCCTTcctcaaaataaaatgaagaaaaatgaatatttttacatttttttctttctaatttcCAATCCTCAGATTTGgtcgatcttcatcagaaaagcactcgATGTCAGCCtttaaaaacttcgaaaaaattcatcaacctaggtaacaaaaatttgttcaattttacaataattattttgtcCGACTTTCAGGAACTTGGAACAAATTTAGACGAATCTACATAGGGCATCATATCAGCCTTTTAAAAACATGtagaaaaatgaccaatttctgaaattttgactttgagtaACATTGAAGTGGACGTTTAGATCTTAAGTACCTATGACTTTTAAACAGCTTGtagtaaaattatgtaaaattttcacagtTGACTTATTGACGTTCTGACATCTtgaaaagtaagacttttgaaaacttggaaaaaatcggtTAGAATCTCTATtaaaaagatttcatttttaggtttgaAGCAAAAAACCTATTCATGACTTGAAACTTTCCTCGCAGAGAAAACTTTATCTAcattaggtattttaattttttcagctttggaGGTCTCTATATAGACGGCTAATATTATTGGAGGGACTGAGGAAAGACTTTTCTTGAGATGAGAATTACGAACAACAAACAATAACAACATAtccaaggaaaattttcaaataatttgtacagTACCTAccacgtcaaatttccgatctagtgatatatcaactgttcTTCTACCGGTCTACCCCTAAGGAgagtggggctagaaccattcaaatgagaggggttttctaaacaACACACAAAAGCTATCGGCGCTTGGGAAGGCGAGGGATGAAATTGCTCCCGatagcgttcgggttgatactagcatggaaggtgggtagcatcgagaaacttccgcgtgaaaaatttcagatccacaccacctcccatTTTTggggaccccccccccttctctgaaatttcaataacacttttctcaaaCCCATTCTAACcgattttgaacacttttcaataCGTTATGTACATTCTTAGTAGGCAAGGCATCCCCATAAAAGTTTTCAACCActtcccctcatatttacccctaaaaatagcgttttttattcatttttcattcgagcaatggaaattttcgaaaatctgatGATTTCACAGAGGTAGAATCTCATTACGCTAAAATACTATTTACACAATTAGgacaaataattttaatttattgttaTTACATCGTTTCGGTAAACAAtgaattttatcatcatttcgCTCAACAGCCAattcaggagaaaaaaatttcaaatcaacatgcgctgttcaattttcattttggtatgCTTTGTAGCCACTAATGCAATCGAAGAGGTAAGTTGAACGTATTTCTGTagatattttcttcaacttaATAAGTATGTAATCAATAAGACTAACTAGATAAACCTCTTCCAGACTGAAAATTTCGCTGCTGGCGGTGGACATGCCACCGGAGGAGGACATAGTTCTGGAGGAGGACGTGGTTCCGGAAGTGAAGGTGGTACAGGTGGTGGaaaaggaggaggaggaggtggcgGAGGAGGCGGTGGTAGTGCTGGAAAAGGAAAAGGATATGGTGTAATAGGGGGTGGCTACTACGGCGGTGGTAGAACTTACGGTGGTGGCTACTACGGTGGTGGAGCTGGATATGTACCATCTTACTATTATTACAATCCTTATTATTACCACTACTACTATTTCTACCACGGTTACCATTCTCACGAAGACTACGGACCAGTTGAACCTCAACTACCCGAAGGAACCGCCCAAGATAAAGCTGATGCGGCGAATATCGTCAATGCTCAATTCAGTGAGAAAGTCATCGCCTCCATACTTCCATTTCGGGAGCAACTCAATCGTCAAGTGATCAATAGCCTAATTGCCAATTACAATAACGGAGTACGTGCTACAaatatattatattattttaatcatcACGATGAGGCTTATAATGTCGTCcctactcgtacatttttaCCACAGAAACGTCTCATTGAGATGAAATATAAACCACTTCATAAAAAGAATCCAATATTCAAGGATTTGTGTTTTGGTTTGGTCAACGATCCAATCGCGGTACTAGCCATGTATTTGGGAGAATTCCTGCACAAAAGAGATGAAACTTTCATCATTATCGCTTTGACGCTGTGTCAAGAAATGAGTGCGATGCATTTCATTTACAACCACAGTGAGTCTGAGTCGTAGTCGTAGATATCTATGCACTTTTCATGCAAACCTAAACCTATGATGTACAAGCAAAATTACCCGCCCAAAAGAATTGAATACGATTTCACCCTAAGGCTCCTCTCTGCTGGACGTATCTCAAATTTGTATAGAGTTTTTGAATCCAGTGGACCATCTACATCCTAACCTGAGTCTATAATGGTCAGAATTAGAAATTGGGCGATTCAAATCCCGGAAATGAATcgcgaatcaattttgaattggatTCTGAATCAGACTctgaatcgtgaaaattgaattcgattCATAACTGGAGCTGAATCGCAGCATCtcgattattttaatcaatttactTATCTTTCCAAtctgttcaagtcattttttagcctccatcgattttttaaaattttcagatccttcggcagatttttgaaccttgaaatttcaacaaaatttcatcaaatggattttttgGCTCGGGCCTGTtagttttgttgttgttttttttttcttcaaaatcaaaccTTCTAAAAATCCaagtattatttattcaaattcaaaaaattgataaataaacttctcacattgatttttttttttacttctcgaattacaaaattctgagagcatttgccctcacttcgtttGGGTCTTTTTGCTGTTGTTTTTTTAGAACGTTTTCTACAATAAAtcacttgaattttgaaattttcaagtcaaaaaaatcaatttcttcccataacaaaaacattgttctttcattatcgaaaatttttgatttaaaattcccTGGATTTAAACTGATTTTACACTCCAGCTGTTTTGCAGTGATGGCGTTACATAGAAAACACCACTTCAATTTATCAAGTAGAATAGAGATGCATATGCATAATTCCATGGTAGAAAAATTGTCACCAATTCTTTTCTAGGGCATAAAAACGGACTGACTAAAAGGCGTAGAGCACAACGACACCCGTTCGCCAATTTAATGAAAGTTTGGGTAGCCGTAAGTAATTCTTATATAACCCAGCAGATTTCCATGCACTTAACTTATCTCTCGACTTCAAATTTATGTTTGATTCTTGTTTCGATTTTGCTCCACTGTAGAATGATCGAGATCCTGTAGATGCTGCTGTTGTGCAAACAGATGTAGACAATGCTGCAAAAACTTTGGAAGATGGTAGGTATCTAATATCTATGGAAattagtgatgaaatttttaatttactaaaGTGGTGGtcactaaaaaatcaaattggaacAAAATCAAATGGAGAGCAAAGagagtaaatttaaaaaatattacttccTGCAATTAATTgcgatcaaaaattcacttttgagttGGAACAGATGCAATTTCACGGTAACTACCTAAAATTGTTAGGATTGCGCTCGATAAGTATCATCGACCAAAGTCGTAGGTcctaaaaagttcatttttagccttCTCATAACGTGATTTGAAGctcttggagaaaattgaaaaatcaccggAAGCTTCAGATAAATTATGCTTACGAGGGATCTTACAATGTGCTCTTTCATTCAATCCAACTTGGTCAGATCAGAGAATGCTAATTCGAAAAGCTTTCCTATTTTAATGACAAGTGCAATAGAACTTTTAAATCGTTTCCAAAATCATTGATATGCACCTTACCTCCaaattcaatacattttttgtagatttttgaacacTCTACGTAGAAAAGCAATTCAGACCAATACAAATTACGCATTCATTTCAGAATATCCGCATTGGAAGGAAACACGAGATTCGCTGGAAGACACGTTAATTTACAAAagcttaaatttttcatcagctgTAATAACCAAGTTTGAAACCGATCTAAACATAAAATTCGACGATGCCATCAAagcgaaaatcaaaaatcatgatttagTCGACGCGTACACTTCATTAAGTAAACTCACATCTGGTAAAATGAATCGAGAAATCCTCCAAATCTACATATTTATATCCATCACACTTTTTCGCAGCTTATTATGTGAAGAACAAATACGATTACATGGCAACAGTAATGCTAAATCATTCTGATGGTCATGACCGTTGGGCTGTTTGGATCATGATGATAGGTATCACCATTCACGATGACTGGCCCAAGATCGACGaccttttcaaacaaaaaaacaatggaGTATCATTAAAGGATcatattttggtaggtatacctactagtGTTCTTTATCTCATGTTCACAACTCGAATAATGCGATAAATtcgaataacattttttttgaaattatgttgcGCAGAAAGCCACCGACGATCCTGATCGAATTATTTATGAAATGATGGCTGTTATGATAGATCCTACCTATAAACCAACCTATCTctgaatacgagtatttttaaggAACAGGCGTTTTTCAACCGTGTGATTCTGCTTTCTGAAGCaagacgaattttttgaaatattcatacTTTtgtaaacaaataaacaaatatttttaaaacgcttacatcaatttattatttaacTATACTTCAAGAATAATGATTTTTAGATACATTCATTCGCGAGGAAAGCTTGAAATTGCACaggcacaaaaaaattttgagcccttCAAAACCAAACATCCGCTCACGCAACCAGAACACCTCAAAGCTACAAAACTTCGATCAGGAATATCGAGATTTATGAAGTTTCATAATCGATAAAATAATCGCGagaatactcgtaattttcttcaaaattcattcagaaaataaaaacatatccACAAAAGCAATACCAAAAGagacaaaatgttcaaaattttgaacgtgAAATCAATTGTCAAGTTTCAATTAATTAATAAGATTTAATAACGACGTAATAGCGAAAATTCATCATGAATACTTCGCATGGTGTAAAATTCCATTATGATAAACACTATTTACGCAGATTGGACAATTAATTATCGCGGGTAAGTAT
This region of Planococcus citri chromosome 5, ihPlaCitr1.1, whole genome shotgun sequence genomic DNA includes:
- the LOC135848781 gene encoding keratin, type II cytoskeletal 2 epidermal-like — translated: MQIDMRGSIFIFYGFLATFTFDQITGKVFSSPPKSGGSSGGGGGGKGGGGGGGSGGSAGKGKGYGVIGGGAGYYGGRTYGGGGYYGGGYVPSYYYYNPYYFHYYYFYHGYHSHEDYGPVEPQLPEGTEQDKADAANIVNAKFSEKVIASILPFREQLHRQVINSLIANYNNGKRLIHLKYLPTHKKNPIFKDLCFGLVNDPIAVLAMYLGEFLHKRDETFIIIALTLCQEMSALHFIYNHRHKNGLTKRRRAQRHPFANLMKVWLANDRDPVDAAVAQTDVDNAAKALEDEYPHWKETRDSLEDTLIYKSLNFSSAVITKFETDLNIKFDDAIKAKIKNHDLVDAYTSLTSYVKNKYDYMATIMLNHSDGHDRWAVWIMMIGITIHDDWPKIDDLFKQKNNGVSLKDHILKATDDPDRIPYEMMAVMIDTTYKPTYL
- the LOC135847383 gene encoding keratin, type II cytoskeletal 2 epidermal-like, with the translated sequence MLSKSQFRRKKFQINMRCSIFILVCFVATNAIEETENFAAGGGHATGGGHSSGGGRGSGSEGGTGGGKGGGGGGGGGGGSAGKGKGYGVIGGGYYGGGRTYGGGYYGGGAGYVPSYYYYNPYYYHYYYFYHGYHSHEDYGPVEPQLPEGTAQDKADAANIVNAQFSEKVIASILPFREQLNRQVINSLIANYNNGKRLIEMKYKPLHKKNPIFKDLCFGLVNDPIAVLAMYLGEFLHKRDETFIIIALTLCQEMSAMHFIYNHRHKNGLTKRRRAQRHPFANLMKVWVANDRDPVDAAVVQTDVDNAAKTLEDEYPHWKETRDSLEDTLIYKSLNFSSAVITKFETDLNIKFDDAIKAKIKNHDLVDAYTSLTYYVKNKYDYMATVMLNHSDGHDRWAVWIMMIGITIHDDWPKIDDLFKQKNNGVSLKDHILKATDDPDRIIYEMMAVMIDPTYKPTYL